The proteins below are encoded in one region of Flavobacterium nackdongense:
- the rpsO gene encoding 30S ribosomal protein S15, whose translation MYLTKEVKEEIFAKHGGKAENTGSAEGQIALFTHRITHLTEHLKKNRHDFNTERSLVLLVGKRRALLDYLKKKEINRYREIIKVLGIRK comes from the coding sequence ATGTATTTAACAAAAGAAGTTAAAGAAGAAATCTTCGCTAAACACGGAGGAAAAGCAGAAAACACTGGATCTGCAGAAGGACAAATCGCATTATTCACGCACAGAATTACACACCTAACTGAGCACTTGAAAAAAAATCGTCACGATTTTAACACAGAGCGTTCATTGGTACTTTTAGTAGGTAAAAGAAGAGCGTTGCTTGATTACTTGAAAAAGAAAGAAATCAACAGATATCGTGAAATTATCAAAGTATTGGGTATTAGAAAATAA